One window of Magallana gigas chromosome 2, xbMagGiga1.1, whole genome shotgun sequence genomic DNA carries:
- the LOC105340862 gene encoding uncharacterized protein isoform X2 gives MEEGNDGIVQEFTLWKSGGQRVILKIDSEQGNVKYIRKGQVKHSCMIKDLTVTNKDGLQIAVNIEHQQKILSAENSQIKEEILKNIKEVTEQHTPKPNIPLNEGSRTIKEGYLIKKGNAVIEKWARRKVCVKQGFLIYYPDHSEKIVKLSPVIECHVEAVGTDKFNVIVPERTYSFQIPDTVQDKQEERDDWVRCIRIAIMDRKSQRVGSQKVLPDAMIRHSANRKSFPKSPILKQGILDKQGHATVKVWKERFVKVESGKFSYAPPDKVENTLNVVNLQENKVSIIATKNYGLDVQVPGRTFHFRIHATVENKEEEHWNWMEAFNKACCSRTSSELLEDINKENGHNDTCPTEQLSIDYSGTSRRHIKRDQKAK, from the exons ATGGAGGAAGGAAATGATGGCATTGTCCAAGAATTCACTTTATGGAAATCAGGAGGACAACGTGTTATTTTAAAG ATTGACTCGGAACAAGGGAACGTAAAGTACATAAGGAAAGGACAGGTTAAACACTCGTGTATGATAAAGGACCTAACTGTCACCAACAAG GATGGGTTACAAATAGCTGTCAACATTGAACATCAGCAGAAAATTCTGTCTGCTGAAAATTCTCAGATTAAGGAAGAAATACTAAAAAACATCAAAGAGGTCACAGAGCAACACACACCTAAACCGAATATCCCCTTAA atGAAGGATCTCGTACTATAAAAGAAGGATATTTAATAAAGAAGGGAAATGCTGTGATTGAAAAATGGGCCAG GCGAAAGGTTTGCGTCAAACAAGGTTTCTTGATCTACTACCCCGATCATTCAGAG AAAATAGTCAAACTTTCACCAGTAATAGAATGTCACGTGGAGGCCGTAGGGACAGACAAGTTCAACGTCATAGTACCGGAAAGAACTTACAG TTTTCAGATCCCAGACACTGTACAGGATAAACAGGAAGAACGAGATGACTGGGTCAGG tgcaTTAGGATAGCTATAATGGATAG AAAATCACAAAGAGTGGGGAGTCAGAAGGTGCTACCGGATGCTATGATTAGACATAGCGCCAATCGAAAATCCTTCCCTAAATCACCCatattaaaacaaggcattctCGATAAGCAGGGACACGCAACAGTTAAAGTCTGGAAAGA gcgTTTTGTAAAGGTGGAATCTGGAAAGTTTTCATACGCTCCCCCTGACAAAGTAGAG aatacTTTAAATGTTGTGAATCTTCAAGAGAACAAAGTTTCAATAATAGCAACAAAAAATTATGGATTGGATGTGCAGGTTCCAGGCAGGACTTTTCA TTTTAGGATACATGCTACAGTTGAAAACAAAGAGGAAGAACATTGGAATTGGATGGAA GCTTTCAACAAAGCATGCTGTTCTAGGACATCTTCTGAGTTACTGGAAgacataaacaaagaaaatggtcATAATGACACTTGCCCGACAGAACAG ctGTCGATTGACTATTCTGGTACCTCCAGGAGACACATTAAACGTGATCAAAAAGCCAAGTAG
- the LOC105340862 gene encoding uncharacterized protein isoform X1, which yields MEEGNDGIVQEFTLWKSGGQRVILKIDSEQGNVKYIRKGQVKHSCMIKDLTVTNKDGLQIAVNIEHQQKILSAENSQIKEEILKNIKEVTEQHTPKPNIPLNEGSRTIKEGYLIKKGNAVIEKWARRKVCVKQGFLIYYPDHSEKIVKLSPVIECHVEAVGTDKFNVIVPERTYSFQIPDTVQDKQEERDDWVRCIRIAIMDRKSQRVGSQKVLPDAMIRHSANRKSFPKSPILKQGILDKQGHATVKVWKERFVKVESGKFSYAPPDKVENTLNVVNLQENKVSIIATKNYGLDVQVPGRTFHFRIHATVENKEEEHWNWMEAFNKACCSRTSSELLEDINKENGHNDTCPTEQGPQNTMGNADDENSCRLTILVPPGDTLNVIKKPSRSGTKRPTREHLRRESKEEPP from the exons ATGGAGGAAGGAAATGATGGCATTGTCCAAGAATTCACTTTATGGAAATCAGGAGGACAACGTGTTATTTTAAAG ATTGACTCGGAACAAGGGAACGTAAAGTACATAAGGAAAGGACAGGTTAAACACTCGTGTATGATAAAGGACCTAACTGTCACCAACAAG GATGGGTTACAAATAGCTGTCAACATTGAACATCAGCAGAAAATTCTGTCTGCTGAAAATTCTCAGATTAAGGAAGAAATACTAAAAAACATCAAAGAGGTCACAGAGCAACACACACCTAAACCGAATATCCCCTTAA atGAAGGATCTCGTACTATAAAAGAAGGATATTTAATAAAGAAGGGAAATGCTGTGATTGAAAAATGGGCCAG GCGAAAGGTTTGCGTCAAACAAGGTTTCTTGATCTACTACCCCGATCATTCAGAG AAAATAGTCAAACTTTCACCAGTAATAGAATGTCACGTGGAGGCCGTAGGGACAGACAAGTTCAACGTCATAGTACCGGAAAGAACTTACAG TTTTCAGATCCCAGACACTGTACAGGATAAACAGGAAGAACGAGATGACTGGGTCAGG tgcaTTAGGATAGCTATAATGGATAG AAAATCACAAAGAGTGGGGAGTCAGAAGGTGCTACCGGATGCTATGATTAGACATAGCGCCAATCGAAAATCCTTCCCTAAATCACCCatattaaaacaaggcattctCGATAAGCAGGGACACGCAACAGTTAAAGTCTGGAAAGA gcgTTTTGTAAAGGTGGAATCTGGAAAGTTTTCATACGCTCCCCCTGACAAAGTAGAG aatacTTTAAATGTTGTGAATCTTCAAGAGAACAAAGTTTCAATAATAGCAACAAAAAATTATGGATTGGATGTGCAGGTTCCAGGCAGGACTTTTCA TTTTAGGATACATGCTACAGTTGAAAACAAAGAGGAAGAACATTGGAATTGGATGGAA GCTTTCAACAAAGCATGCTGTTCTAGGACATCTTCTGAGTTACTGGAAgacataaacaaagaaaatggtcATAATGACACTTGCCCGACAGAACAG GGTCCCCAGAACACGATGGGCAATGCAGACGATGAAAATAG ctGTCGATTGACTATTCTGGTACCTCCAGGAGACACATTAAACGTGATCAAAAAGCCAAGTAGGTCGGGTACAAAGAGACCTACCCGAGAGCACCTTAGACGGGAAAGTAAAGAGGAGCCtccataa
- the LOC105333946 gene encoding uncharacterized protein isoform X1, with product MAEDEGDYVQEFSLLESTGQRVVLKINVKEGHVRYIRKGEVKQSCMVQDLTVCSKNDLQIAVNIGPLEKILSAENSQSKVETLKNIEAIKEQHAIKPSIYSKEGSYIIKEGFLNKKGNTVLEKWARRKVCIKRGLLIYYPEQSEKTIKLEPIIECHVEAIGTDKFSVTVPERTYSFQIPDSVRDKEEERDNWIKCIRTAITDRVPPQRPGFHQVLPDDVIRKSIKRKTIPKSLVVKQGYLDKRGNAKVKVWNERFVSVEIGKFSYALPNKTENTLNVVNLQEGEVSVISTKTYGFDVQIPGRTFHFRIQAKEENKEEEHLNWMKAFNKACCSTTSSELIKGENEENDDDNTQKKEKAFNKACCSTTSSELIKGENEENDDDNTNKKEKELKSLTDNTDDDESCGDTSRIPLKGSFKESKLGSTRSYRKHLRGDSLDEHL from the exons atggcGGAGGATGAAGGTGATTATGTCCAAGAATTTTCTTTATTGGAATCGACAGGACAACGTGTTGTcttaaag ATTAACGTTAAAGAAGGGCATGTAAGATATATTAGGAAGGGAGAGGTTAAACAATCGTGCATGGTACAAGATCTTACAGTCTGTAGCAAG AATGATTTACAAATAGCAGTCAATATTGGGCCActtgaaaaaatattgtcggCTGAAAATTCCCAGAGCAAAGTGGAAACCCTAAAAAACATTGAAGCAATCAAAGAACAACACGCGATCAAACCTAGCATCTACTCAA AAGAAGGATCTTACATAATAAAAGAAggatttttgaataaaaagggAAATACCGTACTTGAAAAATGGGCCAG GCGaaaagtgtgcatcaaacgaggACTTTTAATCTATTACCCAGAGCAATCAGAG aAAACGATTAAACTTGAGCCTATTATAGAATGTCATGTGGAGGCCATAGGGACAGACAAGTTCAGCGTCACAGTACCGGAAAGAACTTACAG TTTTCAGATTCCAGACTCTGTACGAGACAAAGAGGAAGAACGGGATAACTGGATAAAA TGCATAAGAACTGCTATAACTGACAG agTCCCACCCCAAAGACCCGGATTTCATCAGGTGTTACCAGATGATGTTATTCGAAAGAGCATCAAACGGAAAACCATCCCCAAATCTTTGGTAGTAAAGCAAGGCTACCTTGATAAAAGGGGAAATGCGAAAGTCAAAGTCTGGAATGA gcgTTTTGTCAGTGTGGAAATTGGAAAGTTTTCATACGCTCTCCCAAACAAAACAGAA AATACGTTAAATGTGGTCAATCTTCAAGAGGGTGAAGTTTCAGTTATATCCACTAAAACCTACGGGTTTGATGTACAGATTCCTGGCCGAACCTTCCA TTTTAGAATTCAAGCCAAAGAGGAAAACAAAGAGGAAGAACATTTAAATTGGATGAAA GCTTTTAACAAAGCATGCTGCTCCACGACATCTTCTGAGTTAATAAAAGGAGAAAACGAAGAAAATGACGATGACAACactcaaaagaaagaaaag GCTTTTAACAAAGCATGCTGCAGCACGACATCTTCTGAGTTAATAAAAGGAGAAAACGAAGAAAATGACGACGACAACactaataagaaagaaaag GAATTGAAGAGTTTGACGGACAACACTGATGATGATGAAAG CTGTGGCGACACTTCGAGAATTCCATTAAAAGGGAGCTTTAAGGAAAGTAAACTGGGTTCAACAAGATCGTACCGGAAGCACCTCAGAGGCGACAGTTTAGATGAGCACCTCTAA
- the LOC105333946 gene encoding uncharacterized protein isoform X3: protein MAEDEGDYVQEFSLLESTGQRVVLKINVKEGHVRYIRKGEVKQSCMVQDLTVCSKNDLQIAVNIGPLEKILSAENSQSKVETLKNIEAIKEQHAIKPSIYSKEGSYIIKEGFLNKKGNTVLEKWARRKVCIKRGLLIYYPEQSEKTIKLEPIIECHVEAIGTDKFSVTVPERTYSFQIPDSVRDKEEERDNWIKCIRTAITDRVPPQRPGFHQVLPDDVIRKSIKRKTIPKSLVVKQGYLDKRGNAKVKVWNERFVSVEIGKFSYALPNKTENTLNVVNLQEGEVSVISTKTYGFDVQIPGRTFHFRIQAKEENKEEEHLNWMKAFNKACCSTTSSELIKGENEENDDDNTQKKEKELKSLTDNTDDDESCGDTSRIPLKGSFKESKLGSTRSYRKHLRGDSLDEHL from the exons atggcGGAGGATGAAGGTGATTATGTCCAAGAATTTTCTTTATTGGAATCGACAGGACAACGTGTTGTcttaaag ATTAACGTTAAAGAAGGGCATGTAAGATATATTAGGAAGGGAGAGGTTAAACAATCGTGCATGGTACAAGATCTTACAGTCTGTAGCAAG AATGATTTACAAATAGCAGTCAATATTGGGCCActtgaaaaaatattgtcggCTGAAAATTCCCAGAGCAAAGTGGAAACCCTAAAAAACATTGAAGCAATCAAAGAACAACACGCGATCAAACCTAGCATCTACTCAA AAGAAGGATCTTACATAATAAAAGAAggatttttgaataaaaagggAAATACCGTACTTGAAAAATGGGCCAG GCGaaaagtgtgcatcaaacgaggACTTTTAATCTATTACCCAGAGCAATCAGAG aAAACGATTAAACTTGAGCCTATTATAGAATGTCATGTGGAGGCCATAGGGACAGACAAGTTCAGCGTCACAGTACCGGAAAGAACTTACAG TTTTCAGATTCCAGACTCTGTACGAGACAAAGAGGAAGAACGGGATAACTGGATAAAA TGCATAAGAACTGCTATAACTGACAG agTCCCACCCCAAAGACCCGGATTTCATCAGGTGTTACCAGATGATGTTATTCGAAAGAGCATCAAACGGAAAACCATCCCCAAATCTTTGGTAGTAAAGCAAGGCTACCTTGATAAAAGGGGAAATGCGAAAGTCAAAGTCTGGAATGA gcgTTTTGTCAGTGTGGAAATTGGAAAGTTTTCATACGCTCTCCCAAACAAAACAGAA AATACGTTAAATGTGGTCAATCTTCAAGAGGGTGAAGTTTCAGTTATATCCACTAAAACCTACGGGTTTGATGTACAGATTCCTGGCCGAACCTTCCA TTTTAGAATTCAAGCCAAAGAGGAAAACAAAGAGGAAGAACATTTAAATTGGATGAAA GCTTTTAACAAAGCATGCTGCTCCACGACATCTTCTGAGTTAATAAAAGGAGAAAACGAAGAAAATGACGATGACAACactcaaaagaaagaaaag GAATTGAAGAGTTTGACGGACAACACTGATGATGATGAAAG CTGTGGCGACACTTCGAGAATTCCATTAAAAGGGAGCTTTAAGGAAAGTAAACTGGGTTCAACAAGATCGTACCGGAAGCACCTCAGAGGCGACAGTTTAGATGAGCACCTCTAA
- the LOC105333946 gene encoding uncharacterized protein isoform X2 has protein sequence MAEDEGDYVQEFSLLESTGQRVVLKINVKEGHVRYIRKGEVKQSCMVQDLTVCSKNDLQIAVNIGPLEKILSAENSQSKVETLKNIEAIKEQHAIKPSIYSKEGSYIIKEGFLNKKGNTVLEKWARRKVCIKRGLLIYYPEQSEKTIKLEPIIECHVEAIGTDKFSVTVPERTYSFQIPDSVRDKEEERDNWIKCIRTAITDRVPPQRPGFHQVLPDDVIRKSIKRKTIPKSLVVKQGYLDKRGNAKVKVWNERFVSVEIGKFSYALPNKTENTLNVVNLQEGEVSVISTKTYGFDVQIPGRTFHFRIQAKEENKEEEHLNWMKAFNKACCSTTSSELIKGENEENDDDNTNKKEKELKSLTDNTDDDESCGDTSRIPLKGSFKESKLGSTRSYRKHLRGDSLDEHL, from the exons atggcGGAGGATGAAGGTGATTATGTCCAAGAATTTTCTTTATTGGAATCGACAGGACAACGTGTTGTcttaaag ATTAACGTTAAAGAAGGGCATGTAAGATATATTAGGAAGGGAGAGGTTAAACAATCGTGCATGGTACAAGATCTTACAGTCTGTAGCAAG AATGATTTACAAATAGCAGTCAATATTGGGCCActtgaaaaaatattgtcggCTGAAAATTCCCAGAGCAAAGTGGAAACCCTAAAAAACATTGAAGCAATCAAAGAACAACACGCGATCAAACCTAGCATCTACTCAA AAGAAGGATCTTACATAATAAAAGAAggatttttgaataaaaagggAAATACCGTACTTGAAAAATGGGCCAG GCGaaaagtgtgcatcaaacgaggACTTTTAATCTATTACCCAGAGCAATCAGAG aAAACGATTAAACTTGAGCCTATTATAGAATGTCATGTGGAGGCCATAGGGACAGACAAGTTCAGCGTCACAGTACCGGAAAGAACTTACAG TTTTCAGATTCCAGACTCTGTACGAGACAAAGAGGAAGAACGGGATAACTGGATAAAA TGCATAAGAACTGCTATAACTGACAG agTCCCACCCCAAAGACCCGGATTTCATCAGGTGTTACCAGATGATGTTATTCGAAAGAGCATCAAACGGAAAACCATCCCCAAATCTTTGGTAGTAAAGCAAGGCTACCTTGATAAAAGGGGAAATGCGAAAGTCAAAGTCTGGAATGA gcgTTTTGTCAGTGTGGAAATTGGAAAGTTTTCATACGCTCTCCCAAACAAAACAGAA AATACGTTAAATGTGGTCAATCTTCAAGAGGGTGAAGTTTCAGTTATATCCACTAAAACCTACGGGTTTGATGTACAGATTCCTGGCCGAACCTTCCA TTTTAGAATTCAAGCCAAAGAGGAAAACAAAGAGGAAGAACATTTAAATTGGATGAAA GCTTTTAACAAAGCATGCTGCAGCACGACATCTTCTGAGTTAATAAAAGGAGAAAACGAAGAAAATGACGACGACAACactaataagaaagaaaag GAATTGAAGAGTTTGACGGACAACACTGATGATGATGAAAG CTGTGGCGACACTTCGAGAATTCCATTAAAAGGGAGCTTTAAGGAAAGTAAACTGGGTTCAACAAGATCGTACCGGAAGCACCTCAGAGGCGACAGTTTAGATGAGCACCTCTAA